In one Limosilactobacillus oris genomic region, the following are encoded:
- a CDS encoding SLC45 family MFS transporter produces MSEKKLNKHLPSLAFSVLMLMTFGNLGTSMAFALQSANMGRIFQTLGADPTKLGWFFILPPLAGMIVQPLVGYFSDRTWIPKIGRRLPYLILGTVVAVIVMCLLPNSGSFGFKTSTALWFGAVAILFMDLSSNMSMQPFKMMISDMVNDEQKDQAWSWQTIWGNIGSVAADLFPFFLTWIGVKNIAAKGELPESVKWSFYLGAAILVVSSVFTIWKVDEYDPATYAKYHGLDENSDISENFFTIIKRAPKVFWTLGIVEFFSWTGFQYLWTYGTGTVAQNIWHTTDATSAAYQAAGNWFGVLSAVEVGVAIIYGLVLQKLNDKIRKPAYAFGMLLGALGFWGLSVAPTKFLSFVAFIGIGMCWVTINSIPFTILTNALDGKHDGTYMGLFNCWICFPQIVASVCSFALYPLLGNYMPYMLAVAAVLALIGAFAVYVVKETSVEKGDID; encoded by the coding sequence ATGAGCGAGAAAAAGCTAAACAAACACTTACCATCCCTGGCGTTTTCAGTATTAATGCTGATGACGTTTGGGAACCTCGGAACTTCAATGGCCTTTGCCTTGCAGAGCGCCAATATGGGACGGATTTTCCAGACACTGGGCGCTGATCCAACCAAACTAGGCTGGTTCTTCATCTTGCCGCCCCTTGCCGGAATGATAGTTCAGCCGCTGGTCGGCTACTTCTCCGACCGGACCTGGATCCCGAAGATTGGTCGGCGGCTGCCGTACCTGATTTTAGGGACAGTTGTGGCCGTTATTGTGATGTGCCTATTGCCAAACTCTGGTTCATTTGGCTTTAAGACTTCGACCGCACTCTGGTTTGGTGCCGTTGCGATCCTGTTTATGGACCTGTCCTCTAACATGTCGATGCAACCATTTAAGATGATGATTTCCGACATGGTAAACGATGAACAAAAGGACCAGGCATGGTCATGGCAGACGATTTGGGGAAACATCGGTTCTGTGGCTGCCGACCTCTTCCCATTCTTCCTGACCTGGATCGGGGTTAAAAATATCGCTGCCAAGGGTGAGTTGCCAGAATCAGTCAAGTGGTCATTCTACCTCGGTGCTGCAATCCTGGTTGTTTCGTCCGTGTTTACCATTTGGAAGGTTGATGAATACGACCCGGCAACTTATGCTAAATACCACGGTTTAGACGAAAACTCTGACATTAGCGAAAACTTCTTCACGATTATTAAGCGCGCGCCAAAGGTTTTCTGGACGCTGGGCATTGTTGAATTTTTCTCCTGGACTGGTTTCCAATACTTGTGGACCTATGGTACCGGGACGGTTGCCCAAAACATTTGGCACACCACAGATGCTACTAGTGCGGCTTATCAGGCGGCCGGTAACTGGTTTGGTGTTCTATCTGCCGTTGAGGTCGGGGTTGCCATCATTTATGGTCTGGTTTTGCAAAAACTAAACGATAAGATTCGGAAGCCGGCTTATGCTTTCGGGATGCTTTTAGGGGCGCTGGGCTTCTGGGGCCTGTCCGTTGCGCCTACTAAGTTCTTGTCCTTTGTTGCCTTTATCGGCATCGGGATGTGCTGGGTTACCATCAACTCGATTCCATTTACTATTCTGACCAATGCCCTGGACGGTAAACACGATGGTACCTACATGGGATTATTCAACTGCTGGATCTGCTTCCCACAGATTGTAGCTTCTGTTTGCTCCTTTGCCCTTTACCCGCTGCTCGGCAACTATATGCCATATATGCTGGCCGTTGCCGCTGTATTAGCCCTGATCGGTGCGTTTGCGGTTTACGTTGTCAAGGAAACCTCGGTCGAAAAGGGGGATATTGACTAA
- a CDS encoding aminotransferase class I/II-fold pyridoxal phosphate-dependent enzyme, which translates to MDSSILSKAYQQPAANILADVCALAAKMDNVIDLSVGDPNFTTPEPIIEAAFAKAKAGMTHYTAAEGLPELRQAICDFYQNKYQLHFAPQQVLVTVGAEHALFVALEALLDPGDEVIIPEPCFSPYLEQVKLAGGTPVIVDGKPDQGFKIDAQEIAKKVTPKTKAIIVNTPNNPSGNVMTTEEAQALAKLAVEKNLLILSDEIYSDYVMPGQIFTPVAKYAPDNTVIISGMSKSFAMTGWRIGYLVGPDWLVAAANDVNDAVTFSAPTLSQVGALYGLQHHDELVAPIVQAFQERLDYLQKELPQVDWLSVSPVQGSIYVFADIRKTGLNSVDFADQLLKKAGILVVPGLAFGKCGEGFVRIAATQPLATLKEAVAKMKQLNW; encoded by the coding sequence ATGGATAGTTCGATTTTAAGCAAGGCTTACCAGCAGCCGGCCGCCAATATCTTGGCAGACGTGTGTGCGCTGGCGGCGAAGATGGACAACGTGATTGACTTGTCAGTCGGTGATCCTAATTTTACGACACCAGAGCCGATTATCGAGGCGGCGTTTGCTAAAGCAAAGGCGGGGATGACCCATTATACAGCTGCTGAGGGATTGCCCGAACTGCGTCAGGCGATTTGTGATTTTTATCAGAATAAGTACCAGCTCCATTTTGCTCCCCAGCAAGTGCTGGTTACCGTCGGTGCCGAACACGCGCTGTTTGTTGCTTTGGAAGCACTGCTGGATCCAGGCGATGAGGTGATTATTCCCGAACCGTGCTTCTCACCGTACCTTGAGCAGGTCAAGCTGGCCGGCGGCACCCCGGTAATAGTCGATGGCAAGCCAGACCAGGGCTTCAAGATTGACGCCCAGGAAATTGCCAAGAAGGTCACGCCAAAGACCAAGGCAATCATTGTCAATACCCCGAACAACCCGTCTGGGAACGTGATGACGACTGAGGAAGCCCAGGCATTGGCCAAGCTGGCGGTTGAAAAGAACCTGCTGATTCTTAGCGACGAGATCTACTCTGATTACGTCATGCCCGGACAGATCTTTACGCCGGTTGCCAAATATGCACCAGACAATACTGTCATCATCAGCGGGATGTCAAAGAGTTTTGCCATGACTGGCTGGCGAATCGGCTACCTGGTGGGACCGGATTGGCTGGTAGCGGCGGCCAATGACGTTAACGATGCGGTTACCTTTTCGGCACCGACGCTTTCACAGGTGGGGGCCCTGTATGGACTTCAACACCATGACGAGCTGGTCGCACCGATTGTGCAAGCCTTCCAAGAACGGTTAGATTACCTGCAGAAGGAGCTGCCGCAGGTTGACTGGCTGTCCGTCAGTCCGGTTCAGGGGAGTATCTACGTCTTCGCCGACATTCGCAAGACCGGCTTGAATTCCGTTGACTTTGCCGACCAGCTGCTCAAGAAGGCGGGAATCCTGGTGGTACCAGGGTTAGCGTTTGGCAAGTGCGGTGAGGGCTTTGTGCGGATTGCTGCGACCCAACCACTGGCGACGCTCAAAGAAGCAGTGGCGAAGATGAAGCAATTGAATTGGTAA
- a CDS encoding D-2-hydroxyacid dehydrogenase — MKILMYAVLEPEKKYIQEWSAKTGVEVKCVAERLDANTVEWAKGFDGIDFQQTQSLEPVVYQKLHEYGIKQLTARMVGYDMIDFDLAKKYDLTVTNVPAYSPRAIAEMGLTQALRLVRKLGYYDKRMDNLDFRWAGLESTEIYNLTVGIIGAGHIGGATAQLYSALGAKVIAVDPIHRVELNPYLEYTDLETLLQTADIVTIHTPLNESTANLFNSATFKKMKKTAYLINMARGGIVNAADLIAALQSQEIAGAALDTLADEGQFFEKQATPEEIPEDYKTLRAMPNVLISPHSAFYTDTAMKNMVAMGLDDVVAIVNGKRPQFEVYK, encoded by the coding sequence ATGAAAATTCTGATGTATGCGGTCCTGGAACCAGAAAAGAAGTATATTCAGGAATGGTCCGCAAAAACTGGGGTTGAGGTCAAGTGCGTCGCCGAACGCTTGGATGCGAACACCGTCGAATGGGCAAAGGGCTTTGATGGCATTGACTTCCAACAGACCCAATCACTGGAACCGGTAGTTTACCAGAAATTGCACGAGTATGGCATTAAGCAGCTGACCGCCCGGATGGTGGGCTACGACATGATCGACTTTGACCTGGCAAAGAAGTATGACTTGACGGTCACCAATGTCCCGGCTTACTCGCCCCGGGCCATTGCTGAGATGGGCTTAACCCAGGCTCTGCGCCTGGTCCGCAAGTTAGGCTATTACGACAAGCGAATGGACAATTTGGACTTCCGCTGGGCAGGACTGGAAAGTACCGAAATCTACAACTTGACTGTCGGCATTATCGGTGCTGGGCACATTGGGGGTGCCACGGCTCAGTTATACTCTGCATTAGGGGCTAAGGTGATCGCGGTAGACCCGATTCACCGGGTCGAATTAAATCCCTACCTGGAATACACCGACCTCGAAACGCTTTTGCAGACGGCGGATATTGTGACAATTCACACGCCGTTAAATGAATCGACCGCTAACCTCTTTAACAGTGCCACCTTTAAGAAAATGAAGAAGACGGCCTACCTGATTAACATGGCCCGGGGCGGGATCGTAAACGCTGCCGACCTGATTGCGGCCCTGCAAAGTCAGGAAATTGCCGGGGCCGCGCTGGATACCCTGGCTGATGAGGGCCAGTTCTTTGAAAAGCAGGCCACGCCAGAAGAGATTCCAGAGGACTACAAGACCTTGCGGGCCATGCCGAACGTCTTGATTTCCCCACACAGTGCCTTTTACACGGATACGGCGATGAAGAACATGGTCGCCATGGGCCTGGATGACGTGGTCGCAATTGTTAATGGCAAGCGGCCGCAGTTTGAAGTCTATAAGTAA